The genome window TCGGCGCGCACGCGCGCCACGACCTCTCGCGCCAGATCGGCGAGGGCGGCGACAGCGCTCGGAACGACGATCTGCGTGATCTCGTCGTCGACAGGATGCTCGACGATCGCGAGAGCGGCGCCGGCTGCCAGCGCCGCTCCGACGAAGCGGTGGCCGTCGGTCTCGGCACCCGGCTTCGCGACGAAGACGGATCCGGGCGCCATGGTGCGCGAATCGGTGTCGACCACGCCGTCGACGAGGGTCTCGGCCGTCGCGGTACCGGCGAGTCGGAGATCACCCCCGAGGACGGCGGCGATCTCAGCAAGCGACAGGGCGATCATGACGTCTCCAGGCGCGGCGGGGCGCCGTCTATTCGAACTTGGGAAGCAGTGCGTCCATCGGTGTGGAGGACGGCATCACGCGGTAGGTCTTCATGGTCTGGGTCATGGCCTTCTGGAAGGCCGACGCGGTAGCAGCAGACGATGTAACTCTAGTCGGCTCGTCGAGAGTCACCACGACGACGTACTGCGGGTCATCGACCGGAGCGAAGCCCACCATGCTCGTGTAGTACACGCCGGCCTTGTATCCGCCGTTGCCGTCCGGGATCTGTGCGGTACCCGTCTTGCTGGTCACGCGATAGCCGGGAACCTGGATGCGCTCGGCGTTGCCGCCCTGGACGGCGACGTTCTCGAGCATCCGCGTCAGGTCGGCGGCGGTCTCGGGCTTGATGATCTGATCGTGTGCCGGAGCCTCGGGAGCGATCACCTCGCCGTCGGGCGTCGTGCAGGACTCGATCAGCGACAGGCCGATCTTCTCCCCGCCGTTCGCGATGGCCTGGTAGGCCCCGGCGAGCTGCGGGGCCGTGACGGTGAAGTACTGACCGAACGTGGTCGTGTACAGCGACTGGTTGTCCCACTCGCTCGTCGGGTGCAGCAGACCGCCCGCCTCGTCGGGGAAGTCGACAGTCCTCGTGCCGACGCCGAAGCGCTGCAGGTAGTCGTATCGAACATCGGGGCTCACCATGGTGCCGAACTTCGACAGCGCCACGTTCGAGGAGTCGATGAGCGCGCCGGCGAGGGTGTACTGGAACGTCGGGTGCACGAATGCGTCGTTGATCACGGCGCCGTTGTCGAACTTCTCCTTCGACGATGCCGACACCGTGGGGCTCGTCATCGTCACGCCGGCGTTCTCCATGATCGCCGCGGCGGTGACCGCCTTGAACGTGGAGCCGGGCTCGAACGGGTAGGTGAAGAGCTTGCTGCCCCACGTGTCGGACGACGATGCGTCCAGGTCATTGGGGTCCATGGTCGGCCACTCCGCAGCCGCCCGGATCTTGCCGGTGGCGACCTCGACGACCGTCACCGTGCCGCCCTTCGCGCCCTGTGTCTGCGCCTCCTCGGCGATCATCTGCTGCATGTACCACTGCAGGTCGCTGTTGATCGTCAGCTGTACGGCACCGCCGTCGACGGCGTCGACTCTGCTCTCGCTGCCGGGGATGACCACACCGTTCTTGCCCGTGCGGTACGACTCCTCACCGTCCGTCGGTGCGAGGCACTTCTCGTCCATCTTCTCGATGCCGGCCTGCGCGGTACCCGCTCCGTCGAGGAATCCGAGGAGGTTTCCGGCGACCGCGCCGTTCGGGTAGACCCGCACCTCGCGCGGCTTCATCGTGAGGTACGACGAGACCTTGAGATCGCGCAGCTCGATGTACTTCTCGGTGCTGAGCCCCTTCACGAGCGGAAAGTACTGGGAGTCGGGGTTCGCTGCCAGCGCTGCGGCGACGTCGGCGCGGAGCTTCTCGGCGTCCAGCCCCATGATCTCGGCGATGCGGGTAGACGCTTCGGCCCACGGAAGCGCCGGCGGGTTCTTCTCGTCCTCTTCGAGGAGTCGGATCACCTGAGGGCTCAGCTGCGCGTCGTAGACGTTGACGCTCTCGGCAAGCACCGCACCGTCTGCATCGGTGATGGGTCCGCGTTGTCCGGGGATGGCCGTGCCCTTGGAGATGAACTCCAGCGACTGAGCGACGTGCTCGTCTGCCTTGACCACTTGGATGTCCACCAGGCGCACGACGAACGCCGCGAGGATCGACAGGATCACCGCCAGCGCGACGACCGTGCGTCGCCGGGGCGTCCGGGTGGCTCGTGTCGTCATGGACTCTCTCCGTCAGGTCGTGATGGTCGGTGGATCCGGCTAGCGGGTGCTGGGGCTCGGAAGCCCGTCGGTGATGGCCGGCGGCAGCTCCTGGGCTGATTGTCCTGCCGTGCCTTCCGGCGTGGCGTCCGGCGTGGCGTCGTCCTCCGTCGAGGCGTTCACCGGCACGTCGTTCAGCAGGGCGTTGCTCACCGCACCGGCGCCGTTCGGATCGATGGTGGATGCTCCGACCGCGCCTGTTCCCTGGCCGAACACCGCACCGTCGCTGAGTCGCAGGTAGGCCGGCGAGCCGGCGACCACCATGCCGAGCGCGGCAGCTCCGGTCGCGAGAGACTGCGGCGAGCTCAGACCGGTCAGGTCCTCCTGCAGCGCGTTCGTGCGGAGGTCCAGCTCGTGCTGCTCGGACGAGAGACTCGCCAGCGTGAACGAGTCCTGGGTGATCGCGAGCGACAGCCCGATCTGCACGGCTCCGATCGCGAGCGCACCCGCGACGGCGATGAGCGCGTAGGCGAGCTTCGGCTTGCGGCGGACCGGTGTGCCCGTGACGGGCTCGAGGCGGCGACGCGGCGCGCGTGTCGGCGCTTCCGGCAGCGATCGAGGCCGGGGTGCCAGCGCATTCAGGCTCATGAGGTCTCCCGCACCTTCTCTGCCGCACGCAGTCGAACCGGGATCGCTCGGGGGTTCCGGGCGCGCTCGTCGTCATCGGCGAGCTCGGCACCCTTGGTGATGATGCGGAAGCGGGGCGCGTGCTCCGGCAGCTCGACGGGCAGGCCCCGCGGAGTGGTCGATGCGGCGCCTGCAGCGAACGCCTGCTTCACGAGTCGGTCCTCGAGCGACTGGTACGACATCACGACGATGCGCCCGCCGACCGCAAGTGCGTCCATGGCCGAGGGGATCGCGTCGGCGAGCACGTTGAGCTCGGCGTTCACCTCGATGCGCAGGGCCTGGAAGACTCGCTTGGCCGGGTGCCCTGCCCGCTGAGCCGCAGCAGGAGTGGCGGCCTGAAGGATCTCGACGAGTTCTCCCGAACGGGTGATCGGCTGCTTCTCGCGTGCGGCGATGATGAACCGGGCATAGCGGCCGGCCAGCTTCTCCTCGCCGTACCGCTCGAAGATGCGACGGAGGTTTCCCTCGCTGTAGGTCGCGATGACCTCTGCCGCGGTGACGCCCTTCGTCTGATCCATCCGCATGTCCAGCGGGGCATCCTTCGAATAGGCGAAGCCCCGGTCGGCTTCGTCGAGCTGCAGGGACGAGACGCCGAGGTCGAAGAGGATGCCGGCTGCGCCCTGGGCGTGGAGCCCGATCTCGTCGTACACCGTGTGCACGAGCGTGACCCGGTCCTTGAAGCGGGCGAGCCGCTCCCCCGCGATGCGCAGCGCGTCGGTGTCACGGTCGAGACCCACCAGACGGATGTTCGGGAAGCGCTCGAGCAGAGCCTCGGAGTGACCTCCCATGCCGAGAGTGGCATCGACGAGCACCGCTCCGTCGGCCTGCAGGGCGGGAGCGAGCAGCTCGACGCAGCGATCGAGCAGTACGGGGGTGTGGATGTCGCGGAGGTTCATGATCTTTCTCGGGTGACCTCTGTGTGTCGGAGACCAGGGCCCTGATCCCCCTCCGCTTCTCGACCCGGCACCGGGGAAGTGTGTCGGGGCAGGAGCGGCGGGGCATCACAGCCGTGGTCAGAACAGTCCCGGAATCACCTCCTGCTCGAGATCGGAGTAGGTCTCCTCGCCGGCTGCGAGGTAGGAGTTCCAGCTCTCGGCATCCCAGATCTCGGCGTGGGCGCCGACACCGGTGACGATGAGTTCCTTCTGCAGGCCCGCGTACTGACGAAGGTGCACGGGGATGGTGATGCGGTTCTGGCTGTCTGGCATCTCCGCACTCGCACCGGAGAGGAACAGGCGCATGAAGTCACGTGCCTGCTTGTTCGCGAGCGGCGCCTGACGGATCCGCTCGTGCATCGCCTCGAATTCGGCCGTGCTGAAGACGTAGAGGCAGCGTTCCTGCCCTCGTGTGACGACGATGCCGCCACCGAGGTCTTCGCGGAACTTCGCGGGAAGGATGACCCGTCCCTTGTCGTCCAACTTCGGAGAATGCGTTCCCAGCAACATCAGCCATCACCCCCTCTGCGTCCGGCCAACTCGAGGTGCGCCCCACTTTACTCCACTTTCCTCCACAAACCTACGGTCAATCCACGGCTTGAAGGCCTGAGCGGGTGCAGGCACGCCGAAGATCCGCGTGATTACGCGGTCGAGAGAGGTGGAGGACGGGTGGAGGGAGGTGGAGCACCAGGTGCGGACAGAGCTCGCTCGGAGCGCATCGCCCGCCCTCACCCTGCATCGGGCCGGAAAACGACGAAGGCCCGGATGCTCAGAGCATCCGGGCCTTCGAGGAAGAAGAGATGTGGGTCACTGACCGTCTTGGCGGCGATCCCAGCGGTCGTTCATGCGATCCATGAAGGATGCCGAGCTCTTCTGCTTGGGCGCCCGCTCACGGGGGACTGCAGAGAGTGGACGACGAACGGGAGTGACGGCGAGCATGACGCCGCCAAGCATCGCGGCGAACCCGATGACGCCGACCACGACACCCCAGACATCGCCGAGCACGACACCGACGATCAGTCCACCGACACCCGCGAGGAGCAGCAAGGCTCCGTACACGAGATTGCGGTAGCTGAGTGCGCGGTCACCTGACGGCGCACTCACGACATCGGCGTCGTTGTGGAGGAGATGGCGTTCCATCTCGTCGAGCAGACGCTGCTCCTGTTCGGAGAGTGGCATTTCGTCCCCCTCGGGTATCGTCCATCCATTCTACGCGCGGTATGTCGGTCGGGGCTAGCCGCACGGCCCCCGTTTGGCTTTACGTATGCTGGGAGTCGTGCCGTCCCCCACACTCGTCTCCGACGCCGTCGCCGCCCGCCTGCGGCTCTTCCTCGACCGGATGAGGGAGGAGTCGATCGACTACGGGCCGGACGCCATGGGCCTGCTCGACTCGGCGGCCGACACCCTCGTCGGAGGCAAGCGCCTGCGCGCCCGCTTCTGCCATGCCGGATGGCAGGCGGTCGCCCGCTTCAGGGATCGGCATGCCCAGCAGCCGACCGCTCTCTGGGACGTCTGCGCGGCTCTGGAGATCTTCCAGTCGGCTGCCCTCGTGCACGACGACCTGATCGACAACTCCGATACGCGCCGTGGTCGTCCCGCGGCGCACCGAGCGCTCGAATCGACGCACCGTGAGGCCGGGTGGGTCGGTGACGCGGCGGCGTTCGGCCGATCTTCGGCGATCCTCCTCGGCGACCTGCTCGTGGCCTGGAGCGACGATCTGCTCGAGGATGCGATCGATCCGCTGCCCCACGCCGCAGCCGTGCGCCGTGAATACGGTCGCATGCGCCGAGACGTCACAGTGGGTCAGTTCCTCGACATCGCCGAGGAGTCCGCCTGGAGCGTGCACGCGACCGACTCCCATGTCGAGCGCGCTCTCCGCGTCATCTCGCTGAAGTCCGCGCGCTACAGCATCGAGCAGCCCCTGGTCCTCGGCGCGGCGATCGCGGGCGGTGCCGAGGATCAACTCGACGCCCTGCGCCGGTTCGGTCACCCGGTGGGCATGGCGTTCCAGTTGCGCGACGACCTTCTGGGGGTCTACGGGGATGCCGCGGTGACGGGAAAGCCGACAGGCGACGACCTGCGCGAGGGCAAGCGCACGGTTCTGGTCGCGCTCACCAGGGAGACCCTCGACACGTCGGCGCGCAACCTGTTCGATGAGATGCTCGGCGACCCTGACCTCACAGCCGAGCAGGTAGCGTTCCTCCAGGCGACCATCTCGGGTTCCGGGGCGCTCGATCGTGTCGAACGCATGATCGACGTCTTTGCGAAGGATGCCGACCGCGCGCTCTCAGGCGCGCGTCTCGACAACGCGGCTGTGGGCGACCTGCGCGATCTCGCGCGTGCGGCCACCGTCCGGTCAGCCTGAACACGGCTCCAATCAGGCTCGCAGGTCCGATCAGGCTCGCAGGTTCAGGCGAGCGTGCGGGCGACGCGGCGGACCGCACTCTTGTGGCCCGCGAGGAGCGCGTCGATCGGCGAACGACCCAGCTCCTCCTCGGGGGCGAGCAGCCAGTCGATGACCTCGTCGTCGCTGAACCCGGCATCCTGCAGCACGATGATCGTTCCGCGCAGCGAGGACAGCGGCTGGCCGTCGACGATGAACACCGAGGGGACCGCGAAGACGCCGGAGCGACGCGACCCGATCAGGTAGTGCTCGTCGATGAGTCGACGCACACGGCCCAGCGCCTCGTCGAGGACCTCGACGAGATCGGGCATCGTCAGCCACTCGGTGGCGGTGACGCCGGGAGCGGTCACGCTGTTCTCGGACGCGGTCTCGGACTGCGAGGTTTCAGACGGCTTGCTTTCAGACGGAACAGACACGTTGCCACTATCTCATCTCTTCGCGGTCGCCGCATTTCTCGCGGCCCATCGAGTCACTTTCGTCCCATGCGTCACAGTGGTATCTCCCGTCACTTCTGTTGACTTCCGTATACATACGTGTCAGCGTGGGCAGACGCCGAACAAGGGAGACCACCTTGAGAACGCATGCTGTCGCGCGCCGAACGCGCTATCTCCAGCTCGGAGTACCCGCCGCGGTGCTGGGTACCCTGTCTGGCGCGATCGCGGTCGTGCCCGCGTCCGCAGACGCCGTCACGCCGCCCATCGAGCGGCTCCAGTCGAGTGCCACTCAGGTCAAGACGGCTGAGGCGCCCCCCGCTGCATACACCGTGCAGCCCGGCGACACGATCTCGTCGATCGCGAACCGCTTCGGTCTTCGCACGGTCGATGTGCTCACGTGGAACGCTCTCACCTGGCGATCCGTCATCTACCCGGGGCAGACGCTGTCGCTCTCCGGGGCATCCGCGCCCGTGGCTCCCGCCGCTCCCCCGGCTCAGGCTCCCGCGACGGCGACCCATGTGGTCGCCGCGGGCGACACGGTGTTCGGCATCGCGCAACGGTACGGCACGAGCGTCGACGCCGTGCTGGCGGCGAACGGGCTCACCCGCGCATCCGTCATCTACCCCGGTCAGCAGCTCGCGCTCTCGGGAACGCCTGCGCCTGCGGCCGTCGCCCCCGCGGCCCCCGCATCCGCCCCCGTAGCCACGGGCGGACAGACGCATGCGGTCGTCGCGGGCGACACGCTCTTCGGTATCGCCCAGCGATACGGCACGTCCGTGGCGCAGCTCTACGCGATGAACGGTCTGAGTTCGGGCTCGATCATCTATCCCGGGCAGAGCATCGTCGTCGCCGCAGCCGCCGCGGTCGCCGCACCGGCACCGGCGCCCGCCGCTGCGACCGCGCCACCCGGCCAGCTGTTCGCGAATCTCGACGCGGAGCAGGCCGCGAACGCCCACCTGATCATCAGCGTCGGGCGGAATCTCGGAGTCTCCGATCGCGGGATCGCCATCGCCCTCGCGACCGCGATGGTCGAATCCAGCCTGCGGAACCTCTCATGGGGAGACCGCGATTCGCTGGGACTGTTCCAGCAACGACCGAGCATGGGCTGGGGAACACCGGAGCAGGCGATCGACGCCGACCGAAGCACCCGCGTGTTCTTCGGCGGCGCATCGGACCCCAACGGGCAGGGCTCCCGGGGTCTCCTCGACATCACCGGCTGGGAGGGCATGCGATTCACGGATGCCGCGCAGGCGGTGCAGATCTCGGCCTATCCTGAGCGCTACGGCCAGTGGGAGACCCAGGCATACCAGTGGCTCGGCCTTCACGGGTGACCCTCTTCCGGGCAAACCCGCAGGGTCCAGGGGCGAGCCGCTCCCCAAGCTTTCAGGCAGTTCTCCATAGAATCTTGACGTGACGACCAATCAGCAGGCCGACCCCCTCATCGGGCGGCTTGTCGACGGTCGGTATCGGGTACGCGCCCGCATCGCACGCGGCGGCATGGCCACCGTGTACGTGGCCACGGATCTCCGGCTCGAGCGACGCATCGCCCTGAAGGTCATGCACGCGCACCTGAGCGACGACTCGGCCTTCCAGAGTCGTTTCATCCAGGAAGCCCGTGCGGCCGCTCGACTGGCCGACCCGCACGTCGTGAACGTGTTCGACCAGGGTCAGGACGGCGAACTCGCCTACCTGGTGATGGAGTACCTCCCGGGTATCACGCTGCGCGAACTCCTGCGCGAGCAGAAGCGCCTCACGATCCCCCAGACCATCACGATCATGGATGCTGTGCTCGCCGGACTCTCCGCCGCGCATCGCGCCGGGATCGTCCACCGCGACGTCAAGCCCGAGAACGTGCTGCTCGCCGAGGACGGACGCATCAAGATCGGCGACTTCGGGCTCGCGCGCGCGACGACCGCGAACACCGCCACCGGACAGCAGCTTCTCGGGACGATCGCCTACCTCGCCCCCGAACTCGTGACCCGCGGCACCGCGGATGCCCGCAGCGACATCTACGCACTCGGCATCATGCTCTACGAGATGCTCGTCGGCGAGCAGCCCTACAAGGGCGAGCAGCCCATGCAGATCGCCTTCCAGCATGCGACCGAATCCGTGCCGCGCCCGAGTGTGCGCAACCCCGGGGTTCCCGAGCAGCTCGACGAGCTCGTGCTGTGGGCGACCGAGAAGTCGCCGGACGAACGCCCGGACGACGCCGGGCAGATGCTCGAGCGTCTGCGCGAGATCGAGCGAGGCCTCGGCATAGCCCCCGCTGTCGCTGCGGCGACCACCTCGCAGCGCTCTCAGGCCGATTCGGCCGACCTTACGAAGGTCATGCCGAGCACGATGGTGATCGCCGACCCGACGGCTCCGGTTCCGGAAGCCGTCGACAACGCGACCCTCCTGCGTCGCCGATCGTCGAGACGTCGCGCACGCGGAGCGTTCCTGCTGACCTTCGTCCTGCTCCTCGCCACCGTCGCCGGCGGCGTCGGCTGGTGGTTCGGCTCCGGGCCGGGCTCCCTCGTGGCTGTGCCGGGGGTGGCGGGGCTCTCGTACGAGGCCGCGGCCGACGCGCTGACCGCCGAAGGATTCGTTCCTGTCCGTGGCGAGGAGAACTCCATCGATGTGGCGCGAGATCAGGCGATCCGCACCGATCCCGATGAAGGCGAGCGACTCGACAAGGGCACCGAGGTCACTGTCTACATCTCCGTCGGCCCCGCTTCGCATACGGCGGAGGCTCTCAACGGCAAGACCGAGCAGGAGGCCCGTGACTACCTGTCGGGCATCAAGGTCAACACGACCGAGACGTCTCTGGTGCTGTTCTCCGATGCCGATGCCGGGCGGGTGATCAACGCCTTCGTCACCCCGCGCGACGGCGGCGAGGTCTATCCCTGCGCCGAGGGCTGCGAGCTGCTCGAAGACGACACGGTCGAGCTCTATGTCTCGGCTGGAGCCTTCCCCGACGTGTCCGGGATGTCGGTCGACCAGGCGACGAACACCCTCACCGAGAAGCAGCTCCTGGTCGCGGGCGACGTCCAGTCCGTCTTCAGCGAGTCGGTCGCGAAGGACCTCGTGATCGGAGTCGCCGATCGCGCCGAAGAGGGCAACTGGCGCCCCGGCGACACTGTCCAGCTCATCGTCTCGAAGGGGCCGGAGCTGTTCCCGGTTCCGGACGTCTCGGGCAAGACCCTCGTCGAAGCCAAGGGCATTCTCGAGAACGCCGGCTTCAC of Microbacterium sp. LWH13-1.2 contains these proteins:
- a CDS encoding polyprenyl synthetase family protein encodes the protein MPSPTLVSDAVAARLRLFLDRMREESIDYGPDAMGLLDSAADTLVGGKRLRARFCHAGWQAVARFRDRHAQQPTALWDVCAALEIFQSAALVHDDLIDNSDTRRGRPAAHRALESTHREAGWVGDAAAFGRSSAILLGDLLVAWSDDLLEDAIDPLPHAAAVRREYGRMRRDVTVGQFLDIAEESAWSVHATDSHVERALRVISLKSARYSIEQPLVLGAAIAGGAEDQLDALRRFGHPVGMAFQLRDDLLGVYGDAAVTGKPTGDDLREGKRTVLVALTRETLDTSARNLFDEMLGDPDLTAEQVAFLQATISGSGALDRVERMIDVFAKDADRALSGARLDNAAVGDLRDLARAATVRSA
- a CDS encoding Rv2175c family DNA-binding protein, whose amino-acid sequence is MPDLVEVLDEALGRVRRLIDEHYLIGSRRSGVFAVPSVFIVDGQPLSSLRGTIIVLQDAGFSDDEVIDWLLAPEEELGRSPIDALLAGHKSAVRRVARTLA
- a CDS encoding penicillin-binding protein 2, which codes for MTTRATRTPRRRTVVALAVILSILAAFVVRLVDIQVVKADEHVAQSLEFISKGTAIPGQRGPITDADGAVLAESVNVYDAQLSPQVIRLLEEDEKNPPALPWAEASTRIAEIMGLDAEKLRADVAAALAANPDSQYFPLVKGLSTEKYIELRDLKVSSYLTMKPREVRVYPNGAVAGNLLGFLDGAGTAQAGIEKMDEKCLAPTDGEESYRTGKNGVVIPGSESRVDAVDGGAVQLTINSDLQWYMQQMIAEEAQTQGAKGGTVTVVEVATGKIRAAAEWPTMDPNDLDASSSDTWGSKLFTYPFEPGSTFKAVTAAAIMENAGVTMTSPTVSASSKEKFDNGAVINDAFVHPTFQYTLAGALIDSSNVALSKFGTMVSPDVRYDYLQRFGVGTRTVDFPDEAGGLLHPTSEWDNQSLYTTTFGQYFTVTAPQLAGAYQAIANGGEKIGLSLIESCTTPDGEVIAPEAPAHDQIIKPETAADLTRMLENVAVQGGNAERIQVPGYRVTSKTGTAQIPDGNGGYKAGVYYTSMVGFAPVDDPQYVVVVTLDEPTRVTSSAATASAFQKAMTQTMKTYRVMPSSTPMDALLPKFE
- a CDS encoding LysM peptidoglycan-binding domain-containing protein, producing MRTHAVARRTRYLQLGVPAAVLGTLSGAIAVVPASADAVTPPIERLQSSATQVKTAEAPPAAYTVQPGDTISSIANRFGLRTVDVLTWNALTWRSVIYPGQTLSLSGASAPVAPAAPPAQAPATATHVVAAGDTVFGIAQRYGTSVDAVLAANGLTRASVIYPGQQLALSGTPAPAAVAPAAPASAPVATGGQTHAVVAGDTLFGIAQRYGTSVAQLYAMNGLSSGSIIYPGQSIVVAAAAAVAAPAPAPAAATAPPGQLFANLDAEQAANAHLIISVGRNLGVSDRGIAIALATAMVESSLRNLSWGDRDSLGLFQQRPSMGWGTPEQAIDADRSTRVFFGGASDPNGQGSRGLLDITGWEGMRFTDAAQAVQISAYPERYGQWETQAYQWLGLHG
- the rsmH gene encoding 16S rRNA (cytosine(1402)-N(4))-methyltransferase RsmH produces the protein MNLRDIHTPVLLDRCVELLAPALQADGAVLVDATLGMGGHSEALLERFPNIRLVGLDRDTDALRIAGERLARFKDRVTLVHTVYDEIGLHAQGAAGILFDLGVSSLQLDEADRGFAYSKDAPLDMRMDQTKGVTAAEVIATYSEGNLRRIFERYGEEKLAGRYARFIIAAREKQPITRSGELVEILQAATPAAAQRAGHPAKRVFQALRIEVNAELNVLADAIPSAMDALAVGGRIVVMSYQSLEDRLVKQAFAAGAASTTPRGLPVELPEHAPRFRIITKGAELADDDERARNPRAIPVRLRAAEKVRETS
- a CDS encoding DUF3040 domain-containing protein, whose product is MPLSEQEQRLLDEMERHLLHNDADVVSAPSGDRALSYRNLVYGALLLLAGVGGLIVGVVLGDVWGVVVGVIGFAAMLGGVMLAVTPVRRPLSAVPRERAPKQKSSASFMDRMNDRWDRRQDGQ
- the mraZ gene encoding division/cell wall cluster transcriptional repressor MraZ, with the protein product MLLGTHSPKLDDKGRVILPAKFREDLGGGIVVTRGQERCLYVFSTAEFEAMHERIRQAPLANKQARDFMRLFLSGASAEMPDSQNRITIPVHLRQYAGLQKELIVTGVGAHAEIWDAESWNSYLAAGEETYSDLEQEVIPGLF
- the pknB gene encoding Stk1 family PASTA domain-containing Ser/Thr kinase; translation: MTTNQQADPLIGRLVDGRYRVRARIARGGMATVYVATDLRLERRIALKVMHAHLSDDSAFQSRFIQEARAAARLADPHVVNVFDQGQDGELAYLVMEYLPGITLRELLREQKRLTIPQTITIMDAVLAGLSAAHRAGIVHRDVKPENVLLAEDGRIKIGDFGLARATTANTATGQQLLGTIAYLAPELVTRGTADARSDIYALGIMLYEMLVGEQPYKGEQPMQIAFQHATESVPRPSVRNPGVPEQLDELVLWATEKSPDERPDDAGQMLERLREIERGLGIAPAVAAATTSQRSQADSADLTKVMPSTMVIADPTAPVPEAVDNATLLRRRSSRRRARGAFLLTFVLLLATVAGGVGWWFGSGPGSLVAVPGVAGLSYEAAADALTAEGFVPVRGEENSIDVARDQAIRTDPDEGERLDKGTEVTVYISVGPASHTAEALNGKTEQEARDYLSGIKVNTTETSLVLFSDADAGRVINAFVTPRDGGEVYPCAEGCELLEDDTVELYVSAGAFPDVSGMSVDQATNTLTEKQLLVAGDVQSVFSESVAKDLVIGVADRAEEGNWRPGDTVQLIVSKGPELFPVPDVSGKTLVEAKGILENAGFTSSYAAWGDLPGFADLARVTAQDPGADKQLPRGGNVKLSIQLSG